TGCTTTGCACTCTGCACCAAAATTCATCCTTTTGAAGTAATTTattatgttttatttcttttcgttTGGGCCACAACGCCAGGAAACCATGGGTCTAAATTGAAAGTCCGGTCCTGAACTAGGGTTACCCaattgacacaaaaaaaaaaaattcatttgacGACGTAGGACTTCATCTCGTTTAAAATGGCAAGACGAGTAAATCTTACCATTTTCCCGTCATATAAAGGCATTTTGGCCGAAAGCCATCATTTATGATAAGTtctaaatttttgttatttttgtattgagaaattttatttgaacccatataacctCTTTCGACAATCAACTTATTCTTCACACCCATATTACTTTTGATTAAATTctcaatatctctttaaacccaactTACTACCTAAACAAACTACCCTCACAAACCAAAttcaatatataaatttatctttacactcATTTAGAAAATAAAGACCCAAAATCAGCATTTTGCAACCCATTCTATGCGGTACATGTTACTCAATCTTTTATGAAAAATAGCATTATTGAATAGCATTGAACGGCATTGCCAGCCAAGACATGCACTTGAAGTGTTCATTCTTTTCCTCATCACAATCGATAGAGACAAATATGATCTTAAACTCATCTTAAACTTTTAGCCTTCCACTCTAAGCATTTCACAAAGTCACGTTCTTGCTATGCTGAGGGGTAAGAGCCTTGCAAGGCCAACACCAATTTGCAGAGAAGTAGAGGCACAGTTTCTTCGCATTACATGACCATAAGGGTACCTAATAATCTTGTACCAAAACAAGATTATGTTTTAATTGTCATAATcaagataaaaaaattgaactctAAAATTGAAGGCATATTTTTCTATGCTATGAACCTACTTGAACCTCACGTTCCGATATTTTAATGAAATCAAATCATTTTCGACATCCAACAACCAAATTAAATTACGAAAAAATAATATTGATTGGAACAAGAGAAAGAAGGGGAAGCTTTTGGAGACTAcatatatttgtttcaccagatagATGGACCTCAACACCTTCAAATTCAAGAACAGTCACTATATTGCTGCTGTGCACTGTCATCAAAAGTACACACAAAGTATAGCATCCATCCATGCACTGCCATCAAAACTACAAGCAAAGTATAGCCTCCACCCTTCATGAATGAAACGAAAAGAAAGCATGACATTCGCACAAGTAACTAGACTTTAAAATTTAAATCCCATATATGTTTCTGCTAGTAATTATGCTTTAGAAAATGTGCTGATTTTATTCCtaattccttaaaaaaaaactaaaatcaaacGAAAAAAAACTTGCAAAAATTAATTTGTACTTTAGTTGGAGGACTCAAAAACTTCtaaatcaccatccatcattcaaaaagagtcttttttttttctctgtgaGATCGTCTTAGGTTGTAGTTAGAATGAATGTAGGTTAAAGATTCCAAGATGGTAGGGTTTGATGATTGGGTATGGGTTTATAGAaacattttagttttattgttaatttcatcttgtaGTTAattgtaattatgcaatagggtacaAAAAGACAATTCACAttcaaaatttaagttgggtgtagaaagaggttcctatgggttcaaataaaatttttcctttgcattttgTTTCCATTTAGGGATTCCTAATGACGGTAGGGTTTGAGGTCACtataaaagcaactttttcTTTGCTATTAATGTTGTTATCTTCATAttataaagggaactttaacaaaaagcataatgtactgttcactttaacgaaagaccacatttttacactaaaaagtcaattatggtactattcattttacctttattttgtcattatcgttaaaactcaaagttttcaagcctttttaattagttttccttattataAAACAATAACCTTTGAGGCTTCTTTCATATATTTTGATGACAGGATTGGTGTTATTTTACATGTGAGAAAGTTAAAACAAGGAAACACCatttaactaagaaaaataattggaTAATTGGTAATTCACAGATTAAAAGATTATTTGTTGCTGATATATCCTGAAACTGGATGTTATGGACTTTTTCATGTTGTTCAGATTAACGTTATTACTTTCATTTAACGTGTAAGCTTTGGACTTGTAATATATGAATTCAAAGAAAACGACGAGATTTACAACGAGCCCAGTCGAACTTTGGGCGAATTGTGTCGTTTAATGTgtttaatttgggttttaatattttaagatctttttgatattttgtatttgtttaATTCCTTTCGTATTTGGATTTCTAGGGTTTATAGGGTGTAATTACATTATAAATAGGTCATCGTGGCCTCGGGTTTGTAATCTCATGTTATTattttgtggagccaaaaataatcccaaggtgacacgtggattcttgggtaaaagaggacaaaaataccattgaggcatactgggattcttacgcgcgagcagcgggcaatcatccctaaaccaagtcaaaaatgcccaaaataggtatcaacttaaaacctatttcattccatatatttcttacctctttttccctcttttagctaatcaattagctatttattttattctttccaTAACTTCTAAAACCTTCCTtctaaaaatcatgataaatgGCCAATTAAGGGGTTAATTGTCTATTTAATCCCTTAAATTGTCAATTAAGTGATCCCTTTTACCcataaaacaccacatggccggccatccccTTAGCTTTCTACCTTTCCTATCTTTTCCCACTTTACTACCCCAATTAAGCTAGCTAATTGATTCtataaccatccatttattccctttatgtttaattagccaattaatcataataaattggctaatcaaACCTAAAATTCAACCACAAAACCCACTTAATGGCCGGCCACTTTCTCTAAAAAGTGGACCGGCCAAACCCTATAAAAAGGCTCCCTCCCTTTTTCACAAAACtttcattccaacactttggcaaaaatcccaaaattctctaaacactatttctctctaaattctaactttggcatcggaggttcttcggccaaaaccccgtgggcgcgtgaggctcttggccttaacctaaggtgttaattgttttgtaggtgcaaaattgtccaagattaaggaggaagaaatttgcatccacatattTATTCAAAATTCGAGAGCTTTTCTCAATTTTCTTGTGAATTCCAAAATACTATCCAAGGATCAAGGATGACTGTTCCCTTTTATCTATAACTTTTACTATGTCAGATAGATTTCAAACTTTTATGTTTTAGGATTCCTTTTTACTTATATTACACAAAGTCCGTTGGCATCAGAGCGTGAATTTTAGCATATTGGGAGTGACTAGTGCTGGTTTTGCTTACTCAATTACATTCTTTACTCTTGATAATGATTTCTCACGTAAAACAAATGGAGCACTTTAAAGTTTTCAGCTCTTGTTAAATTACAGAGGCAGATGCATGAAACCAAAGCTTTTGATTTATGTCCGCATCAAGTACGTACAATATTATTGTTCATAATCTGCTTTAATTTCTTGTTCATTTACattgaattttattttgtgaaaGCCTTATCCCTTAACTGGGAGGAAGAGGTTCATGCATGCACTCGGTCTCAATAGAAAACAATGTGACAAGTTGAAACGATAACGCTGCATGTAAGGGATGAAAGCTACATGTTTAGGGAATTGAATCCCAAGAATATCAACTAATCAGTGGGAAAGGAGGACACTGTTCATGTGCTGTTCACAAAAAGAGCGGCATTCAAAATTGGGTAGGGTTTTTCTATTCCTGCATATACTGACATCTCTATATGATTAGAATCTTCCGTGCTGAGATGGATACATTGATTCGTTCTCCGCTTAAACAATCAAAACCAAGTTAATTGACTCCCTTGACAAGGACGCTGCCCTACTTACCTTTGCAGAAAACAAGGTCTCAACAAATACATAAGAAGTTATATGCATTTTTCATTGTGTGTCACAAGGATGCATGTAATCTTAATATATACTTCCGACATACGGCATATAAGAAGTTTCTGGTCCCCCGGGCTCTCTCTTATTATCTTAGATATGAGTTATGATGTTTCCCAAAGTTGTTCCCAAGAAGCCTTCTTGTTTATAGGGTTTTGGTAAGTCATCAAACTCTTTACACTTGTTAGAACTTGTAAGCTAATCATAGTGTTGAAGACTGTCTTGTCTCTAAGCCCTAAAATTCTTCAATAATCTCTTAATAAGTTGAAGAGTGTTATGGTCAATTGTACACGAAGACTGGTCTTAACTGTTAATGCAAGTGAACAACAATGCATCATCAACTTAGTATTACTTTATTAAGTTTTTGAAATAGTACCTCATTGAGAATGTGAGGCTCTTGTGCGTatggaatattttttttaggatCCTTAACTTGAGACTCGATATTATGACTTGGGCTAGTTGATACAGTGACTGAAGGAAATAGCAGCGACAAGTAGCATGTATGGAGTTTTGGTCCCCACAAACGGCTAAGAGGAGGGGCCTAAGGAGGGCCTAGGACCCTGGGGTGCTGTAGCAACAAGAGGAAAACAAGATAATAGAGCTATTCAATATCGTGCTTCCTTGGCCACCAAGGAGAAAAATCCAAAACGACGACAGAAAAATAAGTAGAAAGAAACAAGAAGCAATGTCATCCAACTTTGGCATTTCTTTTAGGCACATTTTGTCCATGTCCCTTTATTTATCCTGCTTTGGTGACATGCATGTGACAAACTTCTCATTTCCCGCATCTTATCCTCATTAGTTTCTCTTACCATCCTACCCCATTACGTACCCATTGGCTAATATTAGGCCACACTCAAAACTCAGCTTCTTCAATTGATTGAAACAACAAATGGGCATGCATGTGCTTAAAGGGGACCAATAAGTTTTTACTTTTACCATATTTTTACTACAAAATGTTTAGTTTAGTTGGTCAGGTCAATGTGTTGTTCGTCTGTTGAACCTGAATTTGTATTCTCCATTTCGTAAGTaagaattattttaaaatagtatcgctttgttaaaaaaaaaaactgcctaTCTTTTGGGGTTCAATTTCTCCATGACTATGACGATCTCTCCAATGTGAAATTAAtaatcaattcaatcaaattaaTCATCAAACTATGCATTTTGGTCTGTTTTTGTAGCAGCTTCACTGCAATATATGAGCACAAAAATCACAAATGTATGCTACAATATTATTGGTATATGGGCACAAAGGAAGCCATGGATATGATTATGTTGCAAACAATCCATATGGTTTGGTATGAGGGCTGCATGAAGAGGGGTCTACCATACTATTGATTACTTCAAATGAGTCCAAAAATACATTCCATATGTCTCTCAAACTCAACAAACTCTATGCCATGTtacctctttctttctttctttcttttcttttcctcacAATAATACTTTGCCTGTATTACACGTCTTACCACAGCTTTGCACCCCGAGataagagagaaaaatatacaAAGAATCTTTCTATTTTTTCACAATTGATGCACAactttcgatttttttttttaggttggaaatcaaagttttgattaagACGCAAAATGTGAATTATGAAGAATATGCAAGGACGACCAGTTGTCATATCCAATCAAATTATTCCTATGTCAAAATCTCTATCTGTTTATAGTTCTTTACAGTCCCACAGGGGCGTGCTTAACAAAATATTCTATTTGGCTGATGATCAATTGGCCTAACGATATCAGTTTCTACTTGTTTAAATAAAATCTTGGAGGTACATGTAAGAAGTTCGACAATATGTTATAACGTATTATAGCTTGATGTAGAGACAGATTAATGATTTGTTATAAACGCATCTTTGTAAATatcaaagttaaaaaaattggtaataTTTTGCTTCTTGGCATTTATAATGTGTTGTGGCACGTGGAGTAGAAGGAGAGAAAGGACTGACGAGGCATTGAAAGGGCAGCAAATGGATATGAATTTCATATTTCTAACTAGAAAAGATTATAATTACATAATTCAAATGAAGTAAATGGATGTCGTATTAAATCTTTTGGTTCAAAGGTCTGGTGGCCTGCTTCATTCTTTAATTATATTTCATAGAATTTGAACcgaacaaaaccaaaaaatcCCGCTGTAAATTAAGATTACAGGAATACGGAATTGTTCATGGGCACcatcctcaaaaaaaaaaaaaaaaaaaaaaaaatatatatatatatatatatatatttttttttttttacattatcaTCCAAGAAATATATATGGACGAGTGAGGAAGATGACAAAGAACAAGTGGCCGATGATATTCTTCTGGACTTGTGACCTCTCATTTCCACTCTTCCATGTgaattcttcttcctctccctttCTTCTATTAATCACTGCTTTGTTCACATCCCTCAATCCATTTATTTTCCTGAAATTAACAATGTTTCAATAGATATTAGTTAAGTGGctcattttttcttaaaaaagacAGAGAAAATATGATACTGATGTAAAAattaagtgaaaagaaaaaagtaacaTATATACCTATAGATCTTTTGCAATGGAGAACTGCCTCATAGATTGAGCTCTCAGAATCACAAGACATCCGCCAATCATCGGCGGAATATGCTACACTTATTCTTGGGGATTGACTAGTTTCCGATGAATGCACCCTGCAGTTTTTTACCGAATGGCTCCTTTTATCAAGATTTCCACCTTTAGGATTCGCTTTGTGATGATGGTTGCGGTCACCTCTAATCCTTCTATACAAGGGCCTAAGAAAGTTCAAGTACTTCTCGAATATTCGTCGTGACAATCTTCTACACCTCCTCAATGATTTAGAGCAATCTCTAGAATTATGATTATCAGTTGGAGCAGCATCTTTTTGTAAATGTGAAGGGACTGGAGTGAAATTTGAGGCCTCGTCACAATGATATGCTTCCATCTTCATTAAGGACTCAACAGAAAGAGGCAAAAGGTAGCCGTTGGAAATGAGCTCATCGGCATGAACTAGGGTAGTGAGAGGAGATTGTGAAATGGCAGCAGGGAAGTCAAATTTGAAATCCTGCTGGGAATTCATAAAGAATCTCTGAGAGGGTGGCATTGTTGGGTCCATCTCGATGAAGGAAGATTCATCGGACGCATCAAGCGAGGTTCTGAGAGAGTTGTTAAGGCTCTCCAGAGAAGCTGGTTTAAGGTTTACTAACCAACTGTATGAAAAGCTTTCAATGGAAAGAGGCTGGGACGTTTCCATGGCTTTCAAACTTGTATGAGAAAGATATGAACATATAAAGAGGCAGGAGAATTTACTAATTTCTAGGAGGCCAGGCACTCTTACATGTGGAACATATCTTCTACTGCATATATATAACTTAATAtcctccctctctcctctccttctctctctccaacAATTGTATATGTGGTTGTCTGGCAAGAGACACTGAGTTTTGATAAtttggaaaagagaaaaggaggAAAGAAACAGAGAAATGTGAGCCCCCACGCATCTATAATGTAGTGTCTGCTTCAGTAGTTAACCCCACTTTTCGTTTTAAtcatttttcttctaaaaagttCACAAAGAAGATGGTTTCTTTTTACATATGTTTATTTTgctttcaaattaaaaaaaaaattacaaacagGTTCATGCATGCTCGATTAATTTCTAAGCCGGATTTGATTACGAGCTTAATCAAAATAAGTTCCTAAAAGTAGAGAGTAATTACAGTAAGAAATTTGTGTGCAAGGCAAGCAGATTCATGCATGTATGTATAAGCTCCATTATTTATCCAATTCCAACCTATATTCTCTCACAAGTCATTCCCCATATTTAGAAAATATATAACTGTTTAGCCTTCTATTCTTTGTCATTCTCTAATTTTGaggttatttttttatttttttttttctggtcgAGTTTTGATGTTATATTGTATTTATCAAAATGTTCGCGCGGAAAGGGTTTAGACCAGTTTTGAGAGGATGATTTCAGCATGTGATGCTCACTTGCGAACTACCTCAGCACAAAGCTGAACCTAAACAATGTATAATACTATTCTATTAAGTCGCAATCATTATATGCTGTATGCAACTATAGTGGTGTTCTGAATACAAAATTGGTTTTGTTGTAAAAAAATTATCAGTGCGCAAAGATGTAATTAGGTTCTATGGAAAGGGCTGACCTGTTATAATTAGCAAGTATTCTGGAGAGATATTACCATACTACTACTGACCAAGGATGCAACCCCTCTTTTTGGGGCTCTCATCATGTGATCAGGTACCTAGTAGATACGTATCATATATTGGACCATGAGCATGAGGAAAGAGAAACCAGAATGTGAAGTGTTTCCTTTGTTAGGTTCAATAGACCACACCTAGCTAGTAAAGGGAAAATGAAAGAATAGAAAAGTTCAAACATCGTGATTGCCTATGACATGTATATATCACACTATTCAAATTTAATgcacaacttatgaaatttcTTGCAAACGTAGCTCGAAGGGATGTGTAACCTTCATGTACACGAGTTTGAATTCTCTTTTTGTAGTTTAAATTagaatattatttatatatatacagtCCTTTTTCATTGAAGGATCTCTCAAAATAAGCTTATTTGAGGGATCTTTTGTAAGACCCACTCTACATCATATTTTAAAGATAATCATCTATCTTTTAGGTTTTTTCTCAAAGATCATTTCTACAAAAAATACTCAAATTCGAAACCATTTGACCTTTGGACTATATATATAGCAGTCTTAATAGTgtttctttgaaaaaccatattcgTTTATTTCCTTCACTACAATATAGGATGTCTTAATGGTTTTATATTTACACAATTTTCTGCAAGAATGATTAGAGAATGATGTATTAAAATATAAACAGTCTgaattgttgaaaaaaattacagaaGTAGCACCACAAGAAGATTGAAGGAAACAGAATATTTTCTGATATCAGTACTGGCTAGGCAAGCATTCTCATGGTCCTCTAGTTTAACAACGAAAAGTGAAATCCTACACACAGATGGAAGGAATCAAATGAAGACCATCGTCATAAATAGCTCAAGTTTTCTGGTGAGGAATTCTCAAGCTTTTTCACCCACTACTAAACAGTATCTTCTCATGCTCAAATTAATTTTCAGAGAAATTTGCATCCTTTTGATTCAAAACTGAACTATTTTAATAAAACAATTTGCTACGAAAGTAATAGTAGACAGGGGTCCCCAGGGCTGTCGGAGAAAGAAATCGGACATGAACCCAGGATTTAGTGACAACCCAGAAAAGGAGAGTGATTTGAAACCAATTGGTCCCCCTCTTCTGTCCCCCTTTCAAGACAATAAGCAAATGCTAAAGATTCCAAACATTCAAAAATATTATGGTAGATACTTCTGTGAGAATACTCATCATCAATCAAAATTTCTTTAGAAATTAGTTAAAATGATGATAAATCAAATCCCAAATGTTGGATTGATCAAAATTAAATATCGACGACATATCAATCAAATGTCGACGACAGAACAATCAAAGATTGATGACTTAACAATCAGATATCGACGACACACTAACATTGGAATTTGAAAAATGATATTACTGGCCAATTTCCAAGACCTCTTTATAATAACTACAATAAGATCCCTAAAGTACACAAATAAATCAACGTGCTTGTTTCTTCTTTGTATGTCATGCACTGACTCCATACGCCGCAGCACAAGAACATCCTATATACTTTTGGTCCCAGTACATTGTAGGGAAGGGATTAACTTAAAAATCTCATATCTGCTTAGTCAACCTCTAAACCTTTTTATGTGTTACAATTCCCTCAAATCCTTATTTGTTAAGTTCCCTCAGCC
This region of Malus domestica chromosome 07, GDT2T_hap1 genomic DNA includes:
- the LOC103439823 gene encoding probable membrane-associated kinase regulator 6, with the protein product METSQPLSIESFSYSWLVNLKPASLESLNNSLRTSLDASDESSFIEMDPTMPPSQRFFMNSQQDFKFDFPAAISQSPLTTLVHADELISNGYLLPLSVESLMKMEAYHCDEASNFTPVPSHLQKDAAPTDNHNSRDCSKSLRRCRRLSRRIFEKYLNFLRPLYRRIRGDRNHHHKANPKGGNLDKRSHSVKNCRVHSSETSQSPRISVAYSADDWRMSCDSESSIYEAVLHCKRSIGK